ACCTGCAACCTGCACAGGATTTCTATGGAGATAAGCATGCATTGGATCAACCCAGCCTGCCGTGATGGTAAACTGGCCCTTACGGATGCCCCCCCTCTTCCTGAGTTTGAGCGGCGTAACAGTAATCCCAACCGTATTCGCTATTACCACCATTTTCAGCAGCCTGGTATTTGTTAGAGACGCCAATGAAAGACCAAGTGATGTCGTCATTGGGAGCTTCGGCAGTGCGAGTGACAGCCATTGGTTCCGAAGAAGTAGCTGTAAAGGTATAAGGACCTCCCGTGAACTCAACTGTTTCTGCGGAAGGAATCAAGGCATAGGGAGTATTAGCAACAACCTGATCCTTAACAGTAGTCATGGTCACCTTCCAACGGCCAGTTTCAGCATTCTTTGCAACCTTGTTGAAGTAGTAGACCTTTGCGCCACTGATATCGCTTACAGGTACAGTAATCGGCAACACGATAGTTGCCACAGATCCAGAAGTGAATTTGCGATCGAGAACAACGTGGTCAACAGTCATTGCGTCATAACTGACGGACTCCTTGCCAGAACCATCTACGAGGGTTGCAGTACGAGTGGACCAGTCAACATCGGCATCGCCAACTTTGTGCTTCTGAGTGGGCAAGCCAGTTTCAAGATCAACAGCCCATGCAGAGGGATTATCCTGGGCAAGCTGAGTTGCAATTTCAGCAACAGTATTTTTTTGTGCAACACCAGTAACCGAACTGGTTCCTGTTGTTGTGTACGTTTTCTCCGCAGTGTATGTTTCGTGCACTTCGCCTGAGTTACTCTTAGCAATGATCGGGTCACTATTATTTCCAGATACATCGCCAGAATTATAGGAATAATAAATTTTAGCAGTATCAGCACTTCCCGCCAAGCCACCAGTGGAAGCCTTATTTCCAGATTTAGGACCAGTTACATTTCCTGTATTATAGGAACTTTCAATCATCAAAGTCTTTGTTGTCTGACCAATCAAGCCTCCAATCTGATTACCGCCACCATTTACGGTGCCCTCATTGCCAGACCCGATAATCGTTACTGGCACAGTGGCATAGCCAACTAAACCGCCGACATCACTACCATTCGCTTTAACATCGACTTTAGAGACACAATTGATTATGGTCAAGGATTTTCCACCAGCACCACCAACCAGCGCAGCAACATTGTCAGCGTTCTTCGTCCCAACTCCCAAAAAGCCTCCCGATTGCGTAGCGGTAACAGTTCCGCTTCCCAATGTCAAGTTTTCTATAACAACATCGCCATCTGTACTTCCAAAGAAGCCAACATTACTCGTTGTTTTTGTAATGTTCAAACCGGTAATGGTGTGACCCTGGCCATCAAAGGTACCAGCAAAGCCCTCAATCGGAGTCCAGTTATTTGTCCCTGTAATGGAAATGTCAGCATCAAGCTTGAAGCAAGCATTTTTATTACTATTGCCTGCAGTATTCATAAAAGACTGGCCATCAGTCTTAAGATTATTCAGATTCTTAATTAGGTAGCAACCGCTAGCATCCTGATCCATCGCCCAAGTGGAGCTCACGACCATTGCCAAAGCGAGAGTTGTAAATAAACGTGCCTTCATAATTTCAAGCACCGTTAATTTTTGCTTACATTCGTTTTTTTATAAAAAGTTAGTAAAACCATTTATTCGTACAAGACAAAATATTTCCTTAGTGTGACAAGAACGACATCGTAAACGACACGATGTAAGTTTTTGTCAATATTTATACTAACTAGTTGAAAACGAAGGTGAAGTCGGGTTTTCTTTTACGAACATTTCCCGAATTCAAAAAGGCGAAGCATTACTTTAATGTACAAATGCTCGGTTGAGTACTTTCAAGTTCACATTATAGATAAGGGAAGGTCGTTTTGGCGATTGAAGAGCGTCTACTTGTCCACATCGCTTCCACAACACAAAAGTAATACTTCACCAGCGAAAGCTTGCTCAAGACCCAGGAGCACTCTATGATCGCACAGGACGAAATCATCTGCCGCCTCACCGAAGGAAAACTGCAAGGCCTTGAAGAAGGTTGTGCTGAAGGTCGCGCCGAGGGTATTGTTACTTGCTGCGGACCATGGCAACAGCCTGGCTGGCAATGCCTTCACCGCGGCCCGTAAAGCCCAACTTTTCGGTGGTGGTCCCCTTGATACCGATCTGCTTTACGTCGAGGTTCAGCACGCGGGCGATGTTCGCCTTCATCTGGTCCTTGTGGGGGTTCACCTTGGGGCGTTCGCACATGACAATGGCGTCGATATTGATGATGTCGTAGCCAGCCTTCGCCACTTCCTCACCCACCTTGCGCAAGAGCTCCAGACTGTCGGCACCCTTGAAGGCAGGGTCGGTGTCCGGGAAGTAGGTTCCGATATCGCCCAGGCCAGCAGCACCCAGCAAGGCATCGCTAATGGCGTGGAGCAGCACGTCGGCATCGCTATGACCCAGCAAACCCT
This genomic stretch from Fibrobacter sp. UWH6 harbors:
- the ispF gene encoding 2-C-methyl-D-erythritol 2,4-cyclodiphosphate synthase; this translates as MDKIYRSGIGFDVHKLVEGRKCIIGGVDIPYEKGLLGHSDADVLLHAISDALLGAAGLGDIGTYFPDTDPAFKGADSLELLRKVGEEVAKAGYDIINIDAIVMCERPKVNPHKDQMKANIARVLNLDVKQIGIKGTTTEKLGFTGRGEGIASQAVAMVRSK